Proteins from a genomic interval of Undibacterium parvum:
- a CDS encoding ABC transporter substrate-binding protein, whose translation MLLFSCAAHAESLQVLHWWKSASERKAVEFLQEKLGDESVSWRDAVVPSGSGVGASIVLRSRILAGNAPEVAQLNGVLISEWDSLGLLLDVDTVAAGAKWELALLPTVLTLVQPHGHFVAAPLGIHRINTLFYNRKLFKQHGLAVPQTWLEFERLALKLQNLGIAALAQSSEPWQVVSLFETLVLAEGGTEFYRDLFVLRKPGAFADMRLTRALQHLRDLKKWMAKPLQERTWIEVSRQLADGEAAMMVMGDWAKAELNLWGQFGEDSFGCAAVPATANFHLYDIDTFAMLATPKSARTAQEKLAKVVMSNAVQAEYNQIKGSVPVLRNPDMAKMDSCARASWKLFASGVAAQVPSLAHRMATDEITKDAMIAEIHQYFLDDKVSTLETQRRLATIARTVTRPVTRPIARKK comes from the coding sequence ATGCTGCTTTTTTCTTGCGCTGCACATGCTGAAAGTCTGCAGGTCTTGCATTGGTGGAAATCGGCGAGCGAACGTAAGGCGGTCGAATTTTTGCAGGAAAAATTGGGCGATGAGTCGGTCAGTTGGCGCGATGCCGTGGTGCCTAGCGGTTCTGGCGTGGGCGCAAGTATCGTCTTGCGTAGTCGCATATTGGCTGGCAATGCCCCCGAAGTGGCGCAATTAAATGGCGTCCTGATCAGCGAGTGGGATAGCCTGGGTTTGTTGCTCGACGTTGATACGGTAGCAGCTGGCGCTAAATGGGAGCTAGCACTGTTACCTACCGTGTTGACGCTGGTTCAGCCGCACGGACATTTTGTCGCTGCGCCCTTAGGCATACATAGAATCAACACCCTGTTTTACAACCGCAAGCTGTTTAAGCAGCATGGCTTGGCCGTGCCGCAGACCTGGTTAGAATTTGAACGGCTGGCACTAAAATTACAAAACCTGGGGATTGCTGCTTTGGCGCAAAGCAGTGAGCCTTGGCAGGTCGTCAGTTTATTTGAAACGCTGGTATTGGCCGAAGGTGGTACCGAATTTTACCGCGATTTGTTTGTGCTTAGAAAGCCAGGCGCATTTGCCGATATGCGTTTGACGCGGGCCTTGCAACACTTACGCGATTTGAAAAAATGGATGGCGAAGCCATTACAGGAGCGCACCTGGATAGAGGTTAGTCGCCAGCTGGCCGATGGCGAGGCGGCCATGATGGTGATGGGCGATTGGGCCAAAGCCGAGCTTAATCTCTGGGGGCAGTTTGGTGAAGATAGCTTTGGCTGTGCAGCAGTGCCCGCGACGGCGAATTTTCATTTGTACGACATCGATACGTTTGCCATGCTGGCGACCCCAAAATCGGCGCGCACGGCGCAAGAAAAACTAGCGAAGGTGGTCATGTCGAATGCAGTGCAGGCTGAATATAATCAGATTAAAGGTTCGGTGCCGGTTCTGCGCAACCCGGATATGGCGAAAATGGATAGCTGCGCGCGCGCCTCATGGAAGCTGTTTGCCAGCGGTGTGGCGGCGCAAGTGCCGAGTCTGGCACATCGTATGGCCACTGATGAAATTACTAAGGACGCCATGATTGCTGAGATCCACCAATATTTTTTGGATGATAAAGTGAGCACCTTAGAAACCCAACGTCGTCTGGCCACCATCGCCCGCACCGTGACTCGCCCCGTGACCCGTCCCATAGCAAGGAAGAAATAG